One window from the genome of Breoghania sp. L-A4 encodes:
- a CDS encoding ABC transporter permease produces the protein MFTYLVRRLIYVLPVAIGVSMFCFLLVHIAPGDPLTAIMPVDATQEEQAAMRSAYGLDKPLPVQYAIWISKAVQGDLGKSIATGRPVSGEVMRAVANSLLLAAAASVIAFPIGIFLGFLAGYFRDTIFDRAITAVAITGVSVPNYWLGIVLVIVFSVQLGWLPSMGAGPGGSGEWAWDYAHMRHLILPAVTLAVVPIGIVARTIRALVGDIFSMDFVQALYAKGMRHPDVLRHVIRNAAPTALSVIGLQLGYLLGGSILIETVFNWPGSGFLLSNAIFQRDLPLLQGTILVLALFFVTANLIVDVAQAAIDPRIKRT, from the coding sequence ATGTTCACCTATCTCGTCCGCCGTCTGATCTATGTGCTGCCCGTCGCCATCGGCGTCAGCATGTTCTGTTTTCTGCTGGTGCATATCGCGCCCGGCGATCCGCTGACTGCGATCATGCCGGTGGATGCGACCCAGGAGGAGCAGGCGGCCATGCGCTCGGCCTATGGCCTCGACAAGCCGCTTCCCGTGCAATACGCGATCTGGATTTCCAAGGCCGTGCAGGGTGATCTCGGCAAGTCCATCGCTACCGGCAGGCCCGTTTCCGGCGAGGTGATGCGCGCGGTCGCCAATTCGCTGCTTCTGGCCGCGGCCGCCAGCGTCATCGCCTTTCCCATCGGCATCTTTCTCGGTTTCCTCGCCGGTTATTTCCGCGACACGATCTTCGACCGCGCCATCACCGCCGTGGCGATCACCGGCGTCTCCGTGCCCAATTACTGGCTCGGCATCGTGCTGGTCATCGTGTTCTCCGTGCAGCTCGGCTGGCTGCCCTCGATGGGCGCCGGACCCGGCGGCTCGGGCGAATGGGCCTGGGATTACGCCCACATGCGCCACCTGATCCTGCCCGCCGTGACGCTCGCCGTGGTGCCCATCGGCATCGTCGCACGGACCATCCGCGCCCTGGTCGGAGATATCTTCTCGATGGATTTCGTCCAGGCGCTCTACGCAAAGGGCATGCGCCACCCCGACGTGCTGCGCCATGTGATCCGCAACGCGGCCCCCACCGCATTGTCGGTGATCGGCCTGCAGCTCGGCTACCTGCTCGGCGGCTCGATTCTGATCGAGACGGTGTTCAACTGGCCTGGCTCCGGCTTCCTGCTGTCCAACGCCATCTTCCAGCGCGACCTGCCGCTTCTGCAGGGCACGATCCTCGTGCTGGCGCTGTTCTTCGTCACCGCCAATCTCATTGTCGACGTCGCCCAGGCCGCGATCGACCCGCGCATCAAGAGGACATGA
- a CDS encoding TRAP transporter large permease, with product MTPELVGGVGVLALLILILARVPVAIAMGLVAFCGYIAIDGWTRATLVLGALPQELTNGYSLSVVPLFVLMGEFANASGLSRDLYRSANLLFRGYRGSLSLATVGACAGFGAVCGSSLATAATMGRVAIPQMREAGYAPGLASGTVAAGGTLGILIPPSVILLIYAAIARESVPQLFAAAIIPGVLLTVFYALVVMVLIATVKGIVPKEGAAERWQGWRELSALWEVAILFGGSVGGIYLGWFSPTEAAAVGAFLALLLGVLRRRLDRAKILASIRNATQTTAMLFFIILATFMFSFFVVQTRLPLAFAGWVTDLNLGPFGVILILTLFYIVMGCFLDGIGIILITTPLFAPLVLASGFDMIWFGIYLVLIVELGLITPPVGMNLYVIAEQMPDVSMRVVFTGVLPFIAAQLALIGLIAVFPELVSWLPGLLY from the coding sequence ATGACGCCTGAACTTGTCGGTGGGGTCGGCGTCCTGGCGCTTCTGATCCTGATCCTGGCGCGTGTTCCCGTGGCCATCGCCATGGGGTTGGTGGCCTTTTGCGGCTATATCGCCATCGACGGCTGGACGCGGGCGACCCTGGTTCTCGGCGCGTTGCCGCAGGAGCTGACCAACGGTTATTCGCTCTCGGTGGTGCCCCTGTTCGTCTTGATGGGAGAATTCGCCAACGCCTCGGGCCTGTCGCGCGACCTCTACCGCAGCGCCAATCTTCTGTTTCGCGGATATCGCGGCTCGCTGTCGCTCGCCACCGTGGGGGCCTGTGCCGGTTTCGGCGCGGTCTGCGGCTCGTCGCTGGCCACGGCGGCCACGATGGGCCGGGTTGCGATCCCGCAAATGCGCGAGGCCGGATACGCGCCGGGACTCGCGTCCGGCACCGTGGCGGCTGGCGGCACGCTCGGCATTCTCATTCCGCCTTCCGTGATCCTGCTGATTTACGCGGCGATCGCGCGCGAGTCCGTGCCGCAGCTGTTTGCCGCCGCGATCATTCCCGGCGTGCTGCTGACGGTGTTCTACGCGCTTGTGGTGATGGTGCTGATCGCCACCGTGAAGGGCATCGTGCCGAAAGAGGGGGCGGCGGAACGCTGGCAGGGCTGGCGCGAGCTGTCGGCCCTTTGGGAGGTGGCAATCCTGTTCGGCGGTTCCGTCGGCGGCATCTATCTCGGCTGGTTCAGCCCCACGGAGGCCGCGGCCGTCGGCGCCTTTCTGGCGTTGCTGCTGGGAGTGCTGCGCCGCCGGCTCGATCGCGCGAAGATCCTCGCCAGCATCCGCAACGCGACGCAGACCACGGCGATGCTGTTCTTCATCATCCTGGCGACGTTCATGTTTTCGTTCTTCGTCGTGCAGACCCGGTTGCCGCTGGCCTTCGCGGGATGGGTCACCGATCTCAATCTCGGCCCCTTCGGCGTCATCCTCATTCTGACGCTGTTCTACATCGTCATGGGCTGCTTTCTCGACGGCATCGGCATCATCCTGATCACCACGCCGCTGTTCGCGCCGCTGGTGCTCGCCAGCGGCTTCGACATGATCTGGTTCGGCATCTATCTGGTGCTGATCGTCGAGCTGGGACTGATCACACCTCCGGTGGGCATGAACCTCTATGTCATCGCCGAGCAGATGCCCGACGTCAGCATGCGCGTCGTCTTTACGGGGGTATTGCCGTTCATCGCGGCCCAGCTCGCGCTGATCGGCCTGATCGCGGTGTTTCCGGAGCTCGTGTCGTGGCTGCCGGGGCTGCTCTATTGA
- a CDS encoding N-carbamoyl-D-amino-acid hydrolase, with product MTRTLVIAAAQMGPIARDEPRSSAVARMIALMGEAAARGAHLVVFPELALTTFFPRWFMDNQAEIDAYFETHMPSEATQPLFDAARRLGVGFSFGYAEKLMDAEGRTRRFNTSILVGPDGAVLSKYRKIHLPGHWDEEPWRAFQHLEKRYFERGDLGFPVADALGGRVGLCICNDRRWPETFRMLALQRAELVLLGYNTPQHYPPAPEHDHLQDFHNHLVMQAGAYQNGTWVVGVAKAGREEGCDLIGGSCIIAPTGEIVAQCAGLGDELAIAECDLDRCREIQDNIFNFPAHRQPGEYGLLTEITPDS from the coding sequence ATGACCCGAACGCTTGTGATCGCCGCCGCCCAGATGGGGCCTATCGCCCGCGATGAACCCAGATCCTCCGCCGTCGCACGGATGATTGCCCTGATGGGCGAGGCGGCGGCGCGCGGCGCGCACCTGGTGGTGTTTCCCGAACTCGCGCTGACCACCTTCTTCCCGCGCTGGTTCATGGACAACCAGGCGGAGATCGACGCCTATTTCGAGACGCACATGCCGTCTGAGGCAACCCAGCCGCTGTTCGATGCGGCGCGCCGGCTGGGCGTCGGCTTTTCGTTCGGGTATGCCGAGAAACTGATGGATGCGGAGGGGCGGACGCGACGGTTCAATACCTCGATCCTGGTCGGACCCGACGGCGCGGTGCTCTCCAAATACCGCAAGATTCATTTGCCCGGTCACTGGGACGAGGAGCCCTGGCGGGCGTTCCAGCATCTGGAGAAACGCTATTTTGAGCGTGGCGATCTGGGATTTCCGGTGGCGGACGCTTTGGGCGGCCGCGTGGGCCTGTGCATCTGCAACGACCGGCGCTGGCCGGAAACGTTCCGCATGCTTGCGCTGCAGCGCGCCGAACTTGTCCTGCTGGGCTACAACACGCCGCAGCACTACCCGCCCGCGCCGGAGCACGATCACCTGCAGGATTTTCACAACCATCTGGTGATGCAGGCGGGCGCCTACCAGAACGGCACATGGGTCGTCGGTGTCGCCAAGGCGGGGCGCGAGGAGGGCTGCGACCTAATCGGCGGAAGCTGCATCATCGCGCCGACCGGCGAAATCGTCGCGCAATGCGCGGGTCTTGGCGACGAACTGGCGATCGCCGAGTGCGATCTCGATCGCTGCCGGGAGATCCAGGACAATATCTTCAATTTCCCGGCCCACCGTCAGCCGGGCGAATACGGCCTGCTGACGGAGATCACGCCGGACTCGTGA
- a CDS encoding diaminopropionate ammonia-lyase: MTEPLVYCLNDHADRRALYGPDQAAILNSVALDATRATISGWSGYAPTPLVSLAGLARHAGVSTLFYKNEGPRFGLGSFKALGGAYAVWRVLSRAARKNNVDPDDTAGFARLAKRVTVACATDGNHGRSVAWGAQHFGCDCVIFIHAGVSEGRKRAIERFGARVVRCKGNYDDSVREAQTQADSEGWVVVSDTSYDGYTEIPKDVMQGYELMAAEALQQWLHPLPPTHVFLQTGVGGMAAAVAAHLWRRYGAARPAVVLVDPLRSACWLETIRAGKPVAVEGTLDTVMAGLACGEISQLAWTILKFSADAVIGIADEDAIDGMRMLAQGRFGDAPLVAGESAVAGLMGLMLAATDRDARSALALDGASRVLVFGTEGATDPALYETLVGESAADVAARAARNLQGM, translated from the coding sequence ATGACGGAGCCCCTTGTCTATTGTCTCAACGATCACGCAGATCGTCGGGCGCTCTACGGTCCGGATCAGGCGGCGATTCTGAATTCGGTCGCGCTCGATGCGACCCGGGCCACGATCTCGGGGTGGTCGGGCTATGCGCCGACGCCGCTGGTTTCTCTGGCGGGGCTGGCGCGGCACGCCGGCGTCTCGACGCTGTTTTACAAGAATGAGGGGCCCCGCTTCGGACTTGGCAGCTTCAAGGCGCTCGGCGGTGCCTATGCGGTGTGGCGCGTGCTGAGCCGTGCGGCCCGGAAGAACAACGTCGATCCCGACGATACGGCCGGTTTTGCGCGCCTGGCGAAGCGCGTGACGGTCGCCTGCGCCACCGACGGCAACCACGGCCGTTCGGTCGCGTGGGGTGCGCAGCATTTCGGCTGCGACTGCGTGATCTTTATCCACGCCGGGGTGAGCGAAGGCCGCAAGCGCGCGATCGAGCGCTTTGGCGCGCGTGTCGTCCGATGCAAAGGAAATTACGACGACAGCGTCCGCGAGGCGCAAACTCAGGCGGACAGCGAGGGCTGGGTCGTCGTCTCGGACACCTCTTATGACGGGTATACCGAGATCCCGAAGGACGTCATGCAGGGCTATGAACTGATGGCGGCGGAGGCGCTGCAGCAATGGCTCCATCCGCTGCCGCCGACGCATGTCTTCCTGCAGACCGGCGTAGGCGGGATGGCGGCGGCCGTGGCGGCCCATCTGTGGCGGCGTTACGGCGCTGCGCGCCCGGCGGTTGTCCTCGTTGATCCGCTCAGATCCGCGTGCTGGCTGGAGACGATCCGGGCCGGCAAGCCCGTTGCCGTCGAAGGGACTCTGGATACGGTGATGGCGGGACTGGCCTGCGGCGAGATTTCCCAATTGGCCTGGACCATTCTGAAGTTTTCTGCCGACGCGGTGATCGGCATCGCCGATGAGGATGCGATCGATGGCATGCGGATGCTTGCGCAGGGCCGCTTCGGCGACGCGCCGCTCGTCGCGGGCGAATCCGCCGTCGCCGGCCTGATGGGGCTGATGCTGGCGGCCACCGATCGCGATGCCCGGTCCGCGCTTGCCCTTGATGGCGCCTCGCGGGTGCTGGTTTTCGGCACGGAAGGCGCAACGGATCCCGCGCTCTACGAGACGCTTGTCGGCGAGAGCGCCGCCGATGTCGCGGCACGCGCGGCGCGAAACCTGCAAGGGATGTGA
- a CDS encoding ABC transporter substrate-binding protein — MALKSLRVAALAAVALTALAATPFSAWAAGTLRVGMTASDIPLTTGQTDQGGEGMRFMGYTVYDSLIEWDLTSADKPSVLIPGLATEWSVDPDDQTKWTFKLREGVKFHDGSDFTAQNVVWNLDKLLDADSEQYDPRQSAQGKSRIPAVASYTAIDDLTLEITTKTPDATLPYQLAWILMSSKANWEAHGKSWEEVAKEPSGTGPWKLESFVPRERAELVPNETYWDETRIPKLDKMVLMPLPEPNARTAALLSGQVDWIEAPAPDTIPALTGNGFNIVSNAYPHNWTWHLSRLEGSPWNDIRVRKAANLAIDREGLGALLGGLMVPAKGFLPPSSQWFGKPTFDVKFDPEAAKALLAEAGYGPDKPLKVKALISPSGSGQMLPLPMNEYVQQNLADVGIEVEFMVVEWNQMINLWRAGAADPAVEGSESINFTYFIQDPFTGLIRHLSCDLIAPNGTNWGHYCDPEMQELFKQIRTTFDAAEQDEVLRKTHEKFVNEALFLMVTHDVAPRAMSPKVEGFVQAQNWYQNFSSISMAE; from the coding sequence ATGGCTCTCAAATCCTTGAGAGTTGCCGCCCTGGCCGCCGTCGCACTGACGGCCCTGGCAGCAACTCCCTTCAGCGCATGGGCCGCAGGCACCCTGCGCGTCGGCATGACCGCCTCGGACATCCCGCTGACCACCGGCCAGACCGACCAGGGCGGCGAAGGCATGCGGTTCATGGGCTACACGGTCTATGATTCCCTGATCGAATGGGACCTGACCAGCGCTGACAAGCCGTCGGTGCTGATCCCGGGTCTGGCGACGGAATGGAGCGTCGATCCCGACGACCAGACCAAATGGACCTTCAAGCTGCGCGAAGGCGTGAAGTTCCATGACGGCAGCGACTTCACCGCGCAGAACGTCGTGTGGAACCTCGACAAGCTGCTCGACGCCGACAGCGAGCAGTACGACCCGCGCCAGTCCGCGCAGGGCAAGTCCCGCATCCCCGCCGTCGCCTCCTACACGGCGATCGACGATCTCACCCTGGAAATCACCACCAAGACGCCCGATGCGACGCTGCCCTACCAGCTCGCCTGGATCCTGATGTCGTCGAAGGCAAACTGGGAAGCCCACGGCAAGAGCTGGGAAGAAGTGGCCAAGGAGCCGTCAGGAACCGGCCCGTGGAAGCTCGAGAGCTTCGTGCCGCGCGAACGCGCCGAACTCGTCCCCAACGAGACCTATTGGGACGAAACCCGCATCCCGAAGCTCGACAAGATGGTCTTGATGCCGCTGCCCGAGCCCAACGCCCGCACCGCGGCGCTTCTGTCGGGTCAGGTCGACTGGATCGAGGCTCCGGCGCCCGACACCATCCCCGCGCTGACCGGCAACGGCTTCAACATCGTCTCCAACGCCTATCCGCACAACTGGACCTGGCACCTCTCGCGTCTGGAAGGCTCGCCGTGGAACGATATCCGCGTGCGCAAGGCGGCCAACCTGGCGATTGACCGTGAAGGCCTGGGCGCCCTGCTCGGCGGCCTGATGGTTCCGGCCAAGGGCTTCCTGCCGCCCTCCTCGCAGTGGTTCGGCAAGCCCACATTTGATGTGAAATTCGATCCGGAAGCCGCCAAGGCCCTGCTCGCCGAAGCCGGCTACGGCCCGGACAAGCCGCTCAAGGTGAAGGCGCTGATCTCGCCGTCGGGCTCAGGCCAGATGCTTCCGCTGCCGATGAACGAATACGTCCAGCAGAACCTGGCCGACGTCGGCATCGAGGTCGAGTTCATGGTCGTCGAATGGAACCAGATGATCAATCTGTGGCGCGCCGGCGCCGCCGATCCGGCCGTCGAGGGATCCGAGTCGATCAACTTCACCTACTTCATCCAGGACCCGTTCACCGGCCTGATCCGGCACCTGTCGTGTGACCTGATCGCGCCCAACGGCACCAACTGGGGCCACTACTGCGATCCGGAGATGCAGGAGCTGTTCAAGCAGATCCGCACTACCTTCGACGCGGCGGAACAGGACGAGGTCCTGCGCAAGACGCACGAGAAGTTCGTCAACGAAGCCCTGTTTCTGATGGTTACCCATGACGTCGCGCCGCGCGCCATGAGCCCCAAGGTCGAAGGCTTCGTGCAGGCGCAGAACTGGTACCAGAACTTCTCCTCCATCTCGATGGCTGAGTAA
- a CDS encoding amidase encodes MIDDTVHAFADVFATPIRGASGPLAGLSCAVKDNYDIAGRVTGNGNPTWKRTHAAATAHSAAVQTVVDAGAHVVGVTHMDELAYSLLGMNAHSGTPINTAAPDRVPGGSSSGSASAVAAGLVDFALGSDTGGSVRAPASFCGLFGLRATHGRIDAAGLAPLAKSFDVAGWFARDLPTLARVSAAFGIVPASDDPAPEVWLPENVWSHVSGALRAAHAPRLEAAIAAFGPARTDPLPDLESWFETFRTHQGFEVWRDLGDWVTGNAPDFGPGVAERFAMAGRITAQAFESATKARRAIRENMDALMGPATVMIVPTVHGPAPLLDASADDQEAYRKAAMSVLCIGGLNGYPELSLPGATLEGAPVGLSLLAGCGRDGALIGAAGALGLR; translated from the coding sequence ATGATTGATGACACCGTCCATGCCTTCGCCGACGTCTTCGCAACCCCGATCCGTGGCGCCTCGGGCCCGCTGGCGGGACTGAGTTGCGCGGTAAAGGACAACTACGACATCGCCGGGCGCGTGACGGGCAATGGCAACCCGACCTGGAAGCGAACCCATGCCGCCGCAACGGCGCATTCCGCCGCCGTGCAAACGGTCGTGGATGCGGGAGCGCATGTTGTCGGCGTCACCCACATGGACGAACTCGCCTACAGCCTCCTGGGCATGAACGCGCATTCCGGCACGCCGATCAATACCGCGGCGCCCGACCGCGTTCCCGGCGGATCGTCCTCGGGATCAGCGTCCGCCGTGGCGGCCGGTCTGGTGGATTTCGCGCTGGGCAGCGACACCGGCGGTTCGGTGCGCGCGCCGGCGAGCTTCTGCGGTCTGTTCGGACTGCGCGCGACGCACGGCCGCATCGATGCGGCGGGTCTGGCCCCGCTTGCCAAAAGTTTCGATGTAGCGGGCTGGTTCGCGCGGGACCTGCCGACGCTGGCGCGGGTGTCGGCTGCGTTCGGCATCGTCCCGGCATCCGACGATCCCGCGCCAGAGGTGTGGCTGCCGGAAAACGTCTGGTCGCACGTGTCCGGCGCGCTGCGCGCCGCGCATGCGCCGCGTCTCGAGGCCGCGATCGCCGCCTTCGGTCCCGCCCGCACCGATCCTCTGCCGGATCTCGAAAGCTGGTTCGAGACCTTCCGCACCCATCAGGGGTTCGAGGTCTGGCGGGATCTGGGGGATTGGGTCACCGGCAATGCGCCTGATTTCGGCCCCGGCGTCGCCGAGCGTTTCGCCATGGCCGGCAGGATCACCGCGCAGGCGTTCGAGAGCGCGACCAAGGCGCGCCGCGCGATCCGCGAGAACATGGATGCGCTGATGGGGCCGGCGACCGTGATGATCGTGCCCACGGTGCATGGGCCGGCGCCGCTGCTCGATGCGTCGGCGGATGACCAGGAGGCCTACCGCAAGGCGGCGATGAGCGTCCTGTGCATCGGCGGGCTGAACGGTTATCCGGAACTGTCGCTGCCCGGTGCGACGCTGGAAGGCGCGCCGGTGGGGCTCTCGCTGCTTGCCGGATGCGGCCGCGATGGCGCACTGATTGGGGCGGCGGGCGCGCTGGGCCTGCGGTGA
- a CDS encoding ureidoglycolate lyase — translation MMPESSNTKNTSDARTLMPRRLEDSAFEPYGDIAVRSAPVPTNEGYATREDGLFSVAATTPKAGTPGGPAWPDLRLCLSTFELAPRTTPVSIAILERHPHSPQAFFPHGNARALIVVAAPHEDGSVNEATLQAFISSEGQGFAYRPGIWHAALTSLEAPATYFATQWTGTAEDCVTHKLDRPVRIEGQASCV, via the coding sequence ATGATGCCAGAGTCGAGCAACACAAAGAACACGTCGGACGCGCGAACGCTGATGCCGCGAAGGCTCGAGGATTCTGCGTTTGAACCCTATGGCGACATCGCGGTGCGCTCCGCGCCGGTCCCGACCAACGAAGGCTACGCCACCCGCGAAGACGGCCTGTTCAGCGTCGCGGCAACAACGCCGAAAGCCGGAACGCCCGGCGGCCCGGCATGGCCAGATCTTCGTCTGTGTCTCTCGACCTTCGAGCTCGCACCACGCACCACGCCGGTCAGCATCGCCATACTGGAGCGCCACCCGCACTCGCCGCAAGCATTCTTCCCGCATGGCAATGCCCGCGCGCTGATCGTTGTGGCCGCGCCGCATGAAGACGGCAGCGTCAACGAAGCCACGCTCCAGGCCTTCATCTCCTCCGAGGGGCAGGGCTTCGCCTATCGCCCCGGCATCTGGCATGCCGCGCTGACCAGCCTGGAGGCTCCGGCAACCTATTTCGCGACGCAATGGACCGGCACCGCCGAGGACTGTGTCACCCACAAACTCGACAGGCCCGTCCGCATCGAAGGTCAAGCCTCATGCGTCTGA
- a CDS encoding TRAP transporter small permease, which translates to MMIFRLVARAAALMKHVAAFALVFMMMVTVVDIVMRWTINTPIFGAFELVEFTLVCVVFLALPQVFATERHITVNILDEVMPRALVRWLKRFAAFAALVFMALLGRYMIAPAYDAWDFGDRTMDLGMPVIWFWAPMLLGVGISILICTICVVRTARGADAGMSSEYSSHDA; encoded by the coding sequence ATGATGATCTTCCGTCTGGTCGCGCGCGCGGCGGCGCTGATGAAACACGTCGCCGCGTTCGCCCTTGTTTTCATGATGATGGTGACCGTTGTCGACATCGTCATGCGGTGGACCATCAACACTCCGATCTTCGGCGCCTTCGAACTCGTGGAGTTCACGCTGGTCTGCGTTGTGTTCCTTGCCCTGCCGCAGGTCTTCGCGACCGAACGGCACATCACCGTCAACATTCTCGATGAGGTGATGCCGCGCGCGCTGGTGCGCTGGCTGAAACGGTTCGCGGCGTTCGCGGCGCTGGTCTTCATGGCGCTGCTGGGCCGCTACATGATCGCACCCGCCTACGACGCGTGGGATTTCGGCGACCGGACCATGGACCTCGGCATGCCGGTGATCTGGTTCTGGGCCCCGATGCTGCTGGGCGTCGGCATCTCGATCCTGATCTGTACGATTTGTGTGGTGCGGACCGCGCGCGGCGCGGATGCCGGCATGTCCTCGGAGTATTCCAGTCATGACGCCTGA
- a CDS encoding TRAP transporter substrate-binding protein has protein sequence MSITRRVRPLFSAAVLAAGLAAGLFAAGGVAAETIELKVSHFLPPQHTIHKELVRWGQELEDKSGGRIKLAIFPAAQMGPMPRQFDLARRGVADIAFSLHGGTPGRYPLTEVANLPFLVKSSEASSKALTELIPDYLSKEYEGLRALYTIVVPPLNLNMSKKRITSVDDLKGLRIRHAGRLFAETIQALGATPVAVRPNEIADSMSKGVVDGALLPFEGAAAFKLGDVTKYVLEPGINAATFALMMNPAKYESLPEDLRKLIDDTTGPEAAARIGRAFDEAEVHGREVMGEKAQIDTMSPELRADFEAAIAPVTENFLGELDEKGLPAREVYAKMKAAGA, from the coding sequence ATGTCTATCACACGCAGAGTGCGACCACTGTTTTCCGCCGCAGTGCTGGCTGCAGGCCTGGCGGCCGGATTGTTCGCCGCCGGTGGCGTGGCGGCTGAAACCATCGAGCTGAAGGTTTCGCACTTCCTGCCGCCGCAGCACACCATTCACAAGGAACTGGTTCGTTGGGGGCAGGAGTTGGAGGACAAGTCCGGCGGGCGCATTAAGCTGGCGATTTTCCCCGCCGCCCAGATGGGGCCGATGCCGCGACAGTTCGATCTGGCGCGCCGCGGCGTGGCGGATATCGCCTTTTCGCTGCACGGCGGCACGCCGGGGCGCTATCCGCTGACCGAGGTCGCCAACCTGCCGTTCCTGGTGAAGTCCAGCGAGGCCTCGTCGAAGGCCCTGACGGAACTTATTCCCGACTATCTGTCCAAGGAATACGAGGGGCTTCGCGCGCTCTACACGATCGTGGTGCCGCCGCTGAACCTCAACATGTCGAAGAAACGGATCACTTCGGTTGACGATCTGAAGGGCCTGCGGATCCGGCACGCGGGCCGGCTGTTCGCCGAGACGATCCAGGCGCTGGGGGCAACGCCCGTCGCCGTGCGGCCGAACGAAATCGCCGATTCCATGTCCAAGGGCGTCGTCGACGGGGCACTGCTGCCGTTCGAGGGCGCCGCGGCCTTCAAGCTTGGCGATGTCACGAAGTATGTCCTGGAACCGGGCATCAACGCCGCGACGTTCGCACTGATGATGAATCCGGCGAAATACGAAAGCCTGCCGGAGGATCTACGCAAGCTGATCGACGATACGACCGGTCCGGAGGCTGCCGCCCGCATCGGCCGGGCGTTTGACGAAGCGGAAGTGCATGGCCGCGAGGTGATGGGCGAGAAGGCGCAGATCGACACCATGTCGCCTGAACTGCGCGCCGATTTCGAGGCGGCCATCGCGCCGGTCACCGAAAATTTTCTTGGCGAGCTCGACGAAAAGGGTCTGCCCGCCCGCGAAGTCTACGCGAAGATGAAGGCTGCGGGCGCGTGA
- a CDS encoding FCD domain-containing protein encodes MPARVAEAIQAMIAERNLKAGDQLPSQRELTHMLHASRPSIREGISMLETLGIVSVEVGRGVYVSERGGGSPADRWRFSRDHSLREVYQFRAALEPAALALAAPRLSAGDIVAMRAGAEALLEAAQAGNAVGAAEQDTLFHDLIYQRCGNRIFREIQAQMRQAMQDSQWVPMVIIERVHDTASEHLMIVEALEAGDTAGACAALANHIRAAAARCDIRL; translated from the coding sequence GTGCCCGCCCGCGTCGCGGAAGCCATCCAGGCGATGATCGCCGAACGGAACCTGAAGGCCGGTGATCAGTTGCCCTCGCAACGCGAGCTGACCCACATGCTGCACGCCTCGCGGCCCTCGATCCGCGAGGGCATCTCGATGCTGGAAACGCTCGGGATTGTCAGCGTCGAGGTCGGTCGCGGCGTTTATGTATCCGAGCGTGGCGGAGGCTCACCCGCCGACCGGTGGCGCTTCAGTCGCGATCATTCATTGCGCGAGGTGTATCAGTTCCGCGCGGCGCTCGAGCCGGCGGCGCTTGCGCTCGCGGCGCCCCGGCTTTCGGCGGGTGATATTGTCGCCATGCGCGCCGGGGCCGAAGCCTTGCTGGAGGCGGCGCAGGCCGGAAACGCGGTGGGCGCCGCGGAACAGGACACGCTGTTCCACGATCTGATCTACCAGCGGTGCGGCAACCGGATCTTTCGTGAGATTCAGGCGCAGATGCGTCAGGCCATGCAGGACAGCCAGTGGGTGCCGATGGTCATTATCGAGCGGGTCCATGACACCGCGAGTGAGCATCTGATGATTGTCGAGGCGCTGGAGGCGGGCGATACTGCCGGAGCCTGCGCCGCTTTGGCCAACCACATCCGCGCTGCCGCCGCGCGGTGCGACATTCGCCTGTGA